A single window of Undibacterium sp. 5I1 DNA harbors:
- a CDS encoding UvrD-helicase domain-containing protein, whose protein sequence is MPQGSMVMMLSPILSPLLSPLLSPSSSHSSPNDDVQAYEINGHGSDTVSFTATACNPQLSVVVEACAGSGKTWLLVARMLRLLLAGAEPGELLAITFTRKAAQEMRERLMALLRELALVDETAAIQLLTERGIQQNDIPSMLPKARRLYDKILSSPQVLAMDTFHSWFGRLIQLAPLASGVPHGFSLLEATADLQREAYAQLMQSLTDAENQDVRHALLLLYEELGDFNTKKMLDAFLDKRAEWWASNQHGLEGDPLDWLREICGADAEVDPRLALWDDQELCQRINAIALCLGQGTATNQKRATAIETAMSTGTNLDSFDALCHEFFGTDGKNRSNTKTKNLLIAIEKWLGADSVASFDDECTVIAETLKLLRRRSGEKMVLTINQALFKVGAAYLECYQSLKSDQRVFDFADLEWQAYRLLSNEEYAAYLHSRLDARYKHILLDEFQDTNPLQWGIVQAWLDAYGNDVARPTVFIVGDPKQSIYRFRRAEPRVFSAARQMLAQHGAQLLRTNQTRRNAPEIVSVLNDSMRQNKIYLPQTSASTAMGEVWRLPLISASISTMNQGKEDSDISGETQSSNRTLRNPFTTPMIEEEDSRRMEEGRQVAQALLLARQQLGNLPWSEVMLLVRRRTHLAAYENALRELGIPFVSSRRGGLLEALEVADLIALLGFLMTPGDNRALAHVLKSPIFSATDDNLITLAQRSEASWWKRLQASALSASASVVAQEVFVRAARLLQDWMQAAHDLPVHDLLDRILHQGELLSRYAQLASPAERHQVIGNIHAFLELALNMDAGRYPSLPKFIAALNVFRNGGEGDAPDESAVDDAADAVRILTIHSAKGLEASVVVVLDANHSESAKDQVGILCQWPLQEGDARHFSVFGRKDQRGAARDALFAQEEAQAAQENWNLLYVAATRAKNLLILSGIASDKKTKSAVIDEGGDVIIGLIQDSWYDRLQQVGQVNVPVNAALVQQSQGEFSLQVFNPPNLTLPQAESEPVPSDAQLEGIALHALLERLTNQVQAWPVVVPEAEAIAAWLPCASSIAATIRQQALAILSQATLEKYFNPAHFVYARNEMDVLFQQQLLRLDRMVVFKDEIWILDYKRALLESERLDYQTQLQTYADALRELHKDKKIKAALILSDGALVENAIK, encoded by the coding sequence ATGCCGCAAGGGAGCATGGTCATGATGTTATCGCCGATCTTGTCCCCGTTGTTATCCCCACTATTATCACCTTCGTCGTCCCATTCTTCACCAAACGACGATGTTCAAGCCTATGAAATTAACGGACATGGCAGCGACACTGTAAGCTTCACTGCCACCGCATGTAATCCACAATTGTCAGTAGTAGTTGAGGCTTGTGCTGGTAGTGGCAAGACATGGTTACTCGTAGCGCGTATGTTGCGCCTGTTGCTGGCTGGCGCTGAGCCGGGTGAGTTATTGGCGATTACCTTTACCCGCAAAGCTGCGCAAGAAATGCGTGAGCGCCTGATGGCACTGTTACGCGAGTTAGCCTTAGTTGATGAGACTGCGGCTATTCAATTGTTGACAGAACGTGGGATACAGCAAAACGATATTCCCTCAATGTTGCCTAAAGCGCGACGTCTTTACGATAAGATTTTATCCAGCCCGCAAGTGTTAGCGATGGACACTTTTCATAGCTGGTTTGGACGCCTGATCCAGTTAGCACCGCTGGCCTCAGGCGTGCCCCATGGCTTTAGTTTGCTAGAGGCAACTGCTGACTTGCAAAGAGAAGCTTATGCGCAGCTGATGCAATCCCTGACTGATGCCGAGAATCAGGATGTGCGTCATGCCTTATTACTCTTGTACGAAGAGTTAGGTGATTTCAACACCAAAAAAATGCTGGATGCATTTTTAGATAAACGTGCGGAATGGTGGGCATCCAATCAACATGGGCTTGAAGGCGATCCCTTGGATTGGCTGCGCGAGATTTGTGGCGCTGATGCAGAGGTCGATCCACGATTGGCCTTGTGGGATGATCAAGAACTATGTCAGCGTATTAATGCAATCGCATTATGTTTAGGGCAGGGTACCGCGACCAATCAAAAGCGTGCAACTGCGATAGAAACTGCTATGAGCACAGGTACGAACTTAGACAGCTTTGATGCCTTATGCCATGAGTTTTTTGGTACTGATGGCAAAAATAGATCCAATACAAAAACAAAAAATTTACTCATCGCAATCGAAAAATGGCTAGGTGCAGATAGTGTTGCCAGCTTTGATGATGAGTGTACTGTCATTGCAGAAACGCTTAAATTATTGCGTCGGCGTAGCGGTGAAAAAATGGTGCTCACCATTAATCAGGCCTTGTTTAAAGTCGGTGCAGCTTATCTGGAGTGCTATCAATCTTTGAAATCGGATCAGAGAGTATTTGACTTTGCCGATTTGGAATGGCAAGCCTACAGGCTTCTAAGTAACGAGGAATACGCAGCATATTTACATAGCCGGCTAGATGCGCGTTACAAGCATATTTTGCTGGACGAATTTCAGGATACCAATCCTTTACAGTGGGGCATCGTCCAAGCGTGGCTAGATGCCTATGGCAACGACGTGGCGCGGCCAACCGTCTTCATTGTTGGTGATCCTAAGCAGTCAATTTACCGTTTTCGCCGTGCAGAACCACGCGTGTTCTCTGCTGCAAGACAAATGTTGGCGCAGCATGGCGCACAACTGCTACGCACCAATCAGACTCGCAGAAATGCGCCCGAGATTGTGTCTGTCTTGAATGACAGCATGCGTCAAAATAAAATCTATCTGCCACAAACCAGCGCCTCTACAGCGATGGGTGAAGTATGGCGTTTACCCTTAATCAGTGCATCGATTAGTACGATGAATCAAGGTAAAGAAGATTCTGATATTAGCGGCGAGACTCAATCTTCAAACCGTACTTTACGTAATCCCTTCACCACGCCAATGATTGAAGAAGAGGATAGTCGTCGCATGGAGGAGGGACGTCAGGTCGCACAAGCTCTGCTATTGGCGCGGCAGCAACTGGGGAACTTACCTTGGTCAGAAGTCATGTTATTGGTCAGGCGCCGTACTCATCTGGCTGCGTATGAAAATGCTCTGCGTGAACTTGGTATTCCGTTTGTATCCAGCAGGCGAGGTGGTTTGCTGGAAGCCTTGGAAGTTGCAGATCTGATCGCTTTATTAGGATTTTTGATGACGCCGGGCGATAACCGTGCGTTGGCACATGTGCTGAAGTCGCCGATTTTTTCTGCGACTGACGACAACCTGATCACGTTAGCGCAGCGATCAGAAGCGTCGTGGTGGAAGCGTTTGCAAGCTAGTGCATTATCAGCATCAGCATCGGTGGTAGCGCAGGAAGTTTTTGTCCGGGCAGCACGGTTATTGCAAGACTGGATGCAAGCGGCACATGATTTGCCCGTACATGATTTGCTTGACCGGATTTTGCATCAGGGCGAATTGCTGTCGCGCTACGCACAGCTTGCTAGTCCGGCGGAGCGACATCAAGTCATAGGGAATATTCACGCCTTTTTAGAACTGGCGCTCAACATGGACGCGGGGCGCTATCCTAGCTTGCCTAAGTTTATTGCGGCCCTCAATGTGTTTAGAAATGGAGGGGAAGGCGATGCGCCTGATGAGTCGGCAGTAGATGATGCAGCCGACGCAGTAAGAATATTAACCATCCATAGTGCCAAAGGGCTAGAGGCATCAGTCGTTGTTGTACTCGATGCTAACCATAGCGAATCCGCCAAAGATCAGGTCGGCATCTTATGCCAATGGCCATTACAAGAAGGCGATGCCAGACATTTTTCTGTCTTCGGACGCAAGGATCAGCGTGGTGCAGCGCGGGATGCATTGTTCGCGCAAGAGGAGGCGCAAGCCGCACAAGAGAACTGGAACTTGCTTTACGTCGCCGCCACTCGCGCTAAAAATTTATTGATACTCAGTGGTATTGCTAGCGACAAAAAAACGAAGAGCGCCGTGATCGATGAAGGCGGGGATGTCATCATCGGCTTGATTCAAGATAGTTGGTATGATCGGCTGCAACAAGTAGGCCAAGTGAATGTGCCGGTCAACGCTGCATTAGTGCAGCAATCGCAAGGCGAATTTAGTTTGCAAGTATTTAATCCGCCCAATCTGACTTTGCCCCAAGCCGAGAGTGAACCAGTCCCAAGTGACGCGCAGCTGGAGGGCATTGCACTACATGCCTTATTAGAGCGATTGACCAATCAGGTACAAGCATGGCCTGTCGTTGTTCCCGAGGCGGAGGCGATTGCTGCCTGGCTGCCTTGTGCTAGTAGTATCGCGGCCACCATACGTCAGCAAGCTTTAGCAATATTGAGTCAGGCGACGCTGGAAAAATACTTTAATCCTGCCCATTTTGTGTATGCCCGCAATGAGATGGATGTTTTGTTCCAGCAACAACTTTTACGTCTGGACCGAATGGTCGTTTTTAAAGACGAAATATGGATTCTCGATTACAAGCGGGCTTTGTTAGAATCTGAGCGGCTAGACTACCAGACCCAATTACAAACCTACGCTGATGCGCTGCGCGAGTTGCATAAGGATAAAAAAATTAAAGCGGCCTTGATATTAAGTGACGGTGCTCTGGTAGAAAATGCTATAAAGTGA
- a CDS encoding cell division protein ZapA produces MIQLDVSIMGQAYKLSCKEGEDKALLAAVAYLNEKMCTIRDAAKIKGNDRIAVMAALGVTAELLSTKSPEGPLSGLSIADVKQKINHMHEVLDKALTPQENLF; encoded by the coding sequence GTGATCCAGCTAGATGTCAGCATCATGGGACAAGCCTATAAGCTCAGCTGTAAAGAAGGTGAAGACAAAGCATTGCTAGCTGCAGTCGCTTACCTTAACGAAAAAATGTGCACCATCCGCGACGCCGCCAAGATTAAAGGTAACGACAGAATCGCAGTAATGGCAGCTTTGGGTGTTACGGCAGAATTGCTATCGACCAAATCGCCAGAGGGGCCTTTGTCTGGATTGTCGATTGCAGACGTCAAGCAAAAAATTAATCATATGCATGAGGTCTTGGACAAAGCACTAACACCCCAAGAAAATCTATTTTGA
- a CDS encoding EVE domain-containing protein, protein MAYWLMKSEPDEVSIDDALSASSIAWFGVRNYQARNFMRDAMKVGDGVLFYHSSCAEPGIAGLAEVASSAYPDHTQFDPQSHYFDPKASQENPRWMMVDIRALRKTRLLSLAELRTHGALADMLVLQKGSRLSITPVTAAEWAVIMKLLD, encoded by the coding sequence ATGGCGTATTGGTTAATGAAGTCCGAGCCGGATGAAGTGAGCATTGATGACGCTTTATCTGCATCCTCGATAGCCTGGTTTGGCGTGCGAAATTACCAGGCACGTAACTTTATGCGTGATGCAATGAAGGTTGGTGATGGAGTACTGTTTTATCACTCCAGTTGCGCAGAGCCTGGTATTGCTGGGCTGGCTGAAGTTGCGAGCAGCGCGTATCCCGATCACACACAATTTGATCCGCAAAGTCATTATTTTGATCCCAAGGCGTCGCAAGAAAATCCGCGCTGGATGATGGTGGATATCCGGGCATTGCGCAAGACGCGTTTATTAAGCCTGGCAGAGCTACGCACTCATGGGGCCTTGGCAGATATGCTGGTACTACAGAAGGGGAGTCGTTTGTCGATCACGCCAGTGACTGCCGCAGAATGGGCAGTCATCATGAAGTTATTGGACTGA
- a CDS encoding TIGR04438 family Trp-rich protein, whose product MPLIILVALLFLLKYLEVGFLANISWWWPVGLAVFAFLWFEYFERILGLDKRKDHQHFEKIKKERVKRTFEKKK is encoded by the coding sequence ATGCCTCTCATCATTCTAGTTGCGTTGTTGTTTTTACTTAAATATTTAGAAGTCGGCTTTTTAGCGAATATTTCTTGGTGGTGGCCAGTCGGCCTAGCTGTGTTTGCTTTTTTATGGTTTGAATATTTCGAACGTATCCTGGGACTGGATAAGCGAAAAGATCACCAGCATTTTGAAAAAATCAAAAAAGAACGAGTCAAGCGGACGTTTGAAAAGAAAAAATAA
- the lgt gene encoding prolipoprotein diacylglyceryl transferase gives MLIHPNPDPVAFHLGPVSVHWYGLMYLVAFIQFVLLGRVRIRSPHIAAQGWKNEDIDDMLFYGVLGVVLGGRIGEFLFYRPSELISNPLEILMVWHGGMSFHGGFIGVLIAMFFWARKVGRPLVNVFDFIAPLVPLGYAAGRIGNFINHELPGRIASADLPWAMQWPGVDHLVHPSPIYQALVDGLLLFVILWIYARKARPPLAVGAMFVMLYGCARFFTEYFRTPDWQVNLAGMTISAGQILSLPMIIGGLVILVFVYRKSAKA, from the coding sequence ATGCTGATTCACCCCAACCCAGATCCAGTAGCATTCCATTTAGGACCTGTTTCTGTACACTGGTATGGACTGATGTATCTGGTCGCGTTTATACAATTTGTCTTGCTAGGCCGGGTACGCATTCGCTCACCGCATATTGCAGCTCAGGGATGGAAAAACGAAGACATTGATGACATGCTGTTTTATGGCGTGCTTGGTGTTGTCCTGGGCGGGCGCATTGGTGAATTTCTGTTTTACCGGCCAAGTGAATTGATCAGCAATCCCTTAGAAATACTGATGGTCTGGCATGGCGGCATGTCATTTCACGGCGGCTTTATCGGCGTTTTGATTGCGATGTTCTTCTGGGCGCGCAAAGTGGGTCGACCATTGGTGAATGTATTTGATTTCATCGCGCCGCTGGTGCCGCTAGGCTACGCTGCGGGGCGCATCGGCAACTTTATCAACCACGAACTACCAGGTCGGATTGCTTCAGCCGATTTACCTTGGGCAATGCAATGGCCTGGTGTGGATCACCTGGTACATCCGTCGCCAATTTATCAGGCCTTAGTGGATGGATTGTTGCTGTTTGTTATTTTATGGATATATGCCCGTAAAGCGCGGCCACCTCTGGCTGTCGGCGCAATGTTTGTAATGCTGTACGGCTGCGCACGATTTTTTACCGAGTATTTCCGTACGCCGGATTGGCAAGTGAACCTAGCAGGCATGACCATTTCTGCCGGACAAATACTTTCGCTACCAATGATTATTGGTGGACTGGTGATACTGGTGTTTGTATATAGAAAATCAGCTAAAGCCTAG
- a CDS encoding DUF904 domain-containing protein, with translation MNSEFELLAEKVARLAELTDFLRLENAELRRDIVALTEENGEMHQRMDEAHERVTALLAQLPVENDSDKDAA, from the coding sequence ATGAATTCTGAATTTGAATTACTTGCTGAAAAAGTCGCACGGCTCGCAGAGCTGACCGATTTTTTACGCCTTGAGAACGCTGAGCTACGGCGCGATATCGTTGCTCTGACCGAAGAAAATGGTGAGATGCATCAACGTATGGATGAAGCACACGAACGCGTAACAGCTTTGCTCGCGCAATTACCAGTTGAGAACGATTCAGATAAGGATGCCGCATGA
- a CDS encoding LysR family transcriptional regulator, producing MNLELRQLRYFLAVAEEMHFGRAAAKLHMTQPPLSQTIQALEATLGTALFTRSTRSIALTAAGLALLPEARRILQQAQGLPALVQRAAAGASGHLSLAFVSIADYSILPPYLRTFRQSHAAVQIELREATSDVQLIALEKGEIDAGLIIPPIPDRLRNLLAYQKVLSEPLILAVPESFATKTHDVSLLDYQHLPLIIFPRKIAPALHDLILGCFRELGLTPAISQEAIQMQTIVGLVSAGMGIALVPQSVSNLKRPGVTYLSLPQTSHVVEIGVAWRKDNTSPVLQAFLTEIFR from the coding sequence ATGAATCTGGAATTACGACAACTACGTTATTTTCTCGCGGTAGCAGAAGAAATGCATTTTGGTCGAGCTGCGGCTAAATTACACATGACGCAACCACCGCTGTCACAAACTATACAAGCGCTTGAAGCTACTCTTGGCACTGCTTTATTTACCCGCAGCACTCGTAGTATCGCGCTGACCGCTGCCGGGCTAGCACTGCTGCCAGAGGCACGCCGCATACTTCAGCAGGCACAGGGCTTGCCCGCACTAGTACAACGCGCAGCCGCCGGTGCTAGCGGTCATTTGTCGCTGGCATTTGTGTCTATCGCCGACTACAGCATCTTGCCACCCTATCTGCGAACATTCCGGCAAAGTCATGCGGCTGTGCAGATTGAACTGCGAGAGGCAACCAGTGATGTTCAATTAATCGCTCTGGAGAAAGGTGAAATCGATGCTGGCCTGATCATCCCGCCGATACCAGATCGTTTGCGTAATCTGTTAGCCTACCAAAAAGTCTTGTCCGAGCCGTTGATACTAGCAGTACCGGAAAGCTTTGCGACAAAAACACACGACGTCTCACTATTGGATTACCAGCATCTGCCTCTAATTATTTTTCCACGCAAAATTGCGCCAGCTTTACATGACTTAATACTTGGCTGCTTCCGAGAACTCGGGTTGACCCCGGCAATTAGTCAGGAAGCGATACAAATGCAAACCATCGTCGGCTTAGTCTCCGCTGGCATGGGCATCGCGCTTGTGCCACAATCTGTCTCGAATTTAAAACGTCCCGGTGTGACTTACCTAAGTCTGCCGCAAACTAGCCATGTGGTAGAAATCGGCGTGGCATGGCGTAAAGATAATACGTCTCCCGTGCTGCAGGCTTTTTTAACCGAGATTTTCCGTTAG
- a CDS encoding c-type cytochrome, with protein MMVSGAALANMELAKSKNCMACHAVANKVVGPAYKDVAKKYAGDKTAEDTLVKKVIAGGSGVWGAVPMPANPQVSEAEAHTLVKWVLSTK; from the coding sequence ATGATGGTTTCTGGTGCGGCATTGGCCAATATGGAATTAGCAAAATCTAAAAACTGCATGGCTTGTCATGCTGTTGCTAATAAAGTTGTGGGTCCCGCTTACAAAGATGTCGCTAAAAAATATGCTGGCGACAAAACAGCAGAAGACACCTTGGTAAAAAAAGTGATTGCTGGTGGTAGTGGCGTCTGGGGAGCAGTTCCCATGCCAGCTAATCCACAGGTGTCTGAAGCTGAGGCACATACTTTAGTTAAGTGGGTTTTGTCGACCAAGTAA